Proteins encoded within one genomic window of Dromaius novaehollandiae isolate bDroNov1 unplaced genomic scaffold, bDroNov1.hap1 HAP1_SCAFFOLD_41, whole genome shotgun sequence:
- the LOC135326949 gene encoding olfactory receptor 14A16-like, whose amino-acid sequence MYFFLLNLSLLDLGSVSTTVPKSMANSLRDTRAISYPGCAAQVFFFFFLCSAEFSLLTVMAYDRFVAICRPLHYGTIMGSRACVQMAAAAWGTGFLNALLHTANTFSIPLCQGNVVEQFFCEIPQILKLSCSDSYLREVGLLVVSGCLGFGCFIFIVVSYVQIFTAVLRIPSEQGRHKAFSMCLPHLAVVSLFLSTGTFAYLKPPSLSSPALDLVVAVLYSVVPPAVNPLHLQQEEQGAQGGTEESDPTGILPSKEMEIGASRVGHFHLS is encoded by the coding sequence atgtacttcttcctcctcaacctctccctcctggacctGGGCTCtgtctccaccactgtccccaaatccatggccaattccctgagggacaccagggccatttcctacccgggatgtgctgcccaggtctttttcttctttttcttatgttcagctgagttttctctccttacagtcatggcctatgaccgctttgtggccatctgcagacccctgcactacgggaccatcatgggcagcagagcttgtgtccaaatggcagcagctgcctggggcactggttttctcaatgctctcctgcacactgctaacaccttttccataccactctgccaaggcaatgtggtggagcagttcttctgtgaaatcccccagatcctcaagctctcctgctcagactcctacctcagggaggtAGGGCTTCTggtggttagtggctgtttaggctttgggtgtttcattttcattgtggtgtcctacgtgcagatcttcactgctgtgctgaggatcccctctgagcagggccggcacaaagccttttccatgtgcctcccgcacctggccgtggtctccctgtttctcagcactggcacatttgcctacctgaagcccccctccctctcctccccagctctggatctggtggtggctgttctgtactcggtggtgcctccagcagtgaacccccttcATCTACAGcaggaggaacaaggagctcagggaggcactgaggaaagtgatccaacgg